Within Micromonospora narathiwatensis, the genomic segment CCCCCGCCACGGTGAGTTCGTCGAAGTCGGTGCCAGGCGGGCCACACCGGCGGGTGCCGATGAAACGCTTGACGAAAGCGACGTCGTCGCCGGTGCTGCCGCGCCGGACGGTGCGGGACCCGGGCGCGCGCCCGGGCTGCGGCGGAGGCGGCGCGGTGGCCTTCCGTAGGGCGGCGAGGGTGGCCGAGCCGACGAGGCCGTCCACGGTCAGCTTCTGGGCCTTCTGGAACACACGCACCCAGGCGGTGGTCCGTGGGCCGAACGCGCCGTCGACCGCCAGCCCGGCGCCGAGCCGGTTGGCCAGGGTCTGCAGTTCTCGTACGTCGCTGCCCCGGCATCCGTTGCGCAGTACCCGGTCGCCAAGTCGGTTCTCCCGCGCGGTGGTGATGCCCCAGGACCGCTGGCTGTCCTCCAGCGTCCGCTGGTGGCTGACACTGACGTGCAGGTGCTTGTCATGCGGGTTGGCGCCGGTGTAGCGGGCGGCGGAGAAACCGCGGGTGCGGCTCCAGATCACCCGGTTGTAGATCACGTACTGGCAGGACGGGTGGGCAATGCACTGGCGGACCACGAGCAGCGGGTCGATGCCGTCGACGTCCACGTCGATGGCGTTGACCGAGCCGTCGTCGCCGTCCGGGTTGTGGTCCGAGCGGCGGGTCTGGTGGGCGGCGTCGCCGATCCAGCCGTCCGAGGTGTGGTCCCGGTGCGGCCACCGGGTGTTGATCTCTTTCCGAAGCACTTGCAGCGTGGGTGCCAGGTGCACGCTCACGTCACTGTTCCTCTCCCGTGGGCAGGTGGTAGTCGATCTCGTCCCCGATGAGGGATTCCGGGTCGTCGTCCTCCTCGAAGCCGGCGACCTGGTAGTCGGGGTCGACGGTGGCGGCGTCCATCAGCGGTGCCTCCGCTCTCTGCTCGGGCCGGCGCGACGCGGTAGCGACCACGCCGGCGGGCCACCCGCACCGCGTCGGCGGTCCGGGCGGCGGGCCTGCGTTCACTGTCGAAATACCTGGTCACGGCGGCAAGGGATGAGTCGGCTATCGGCGGCGCGGAGACCCGAGCGGTGGTCGCATCCCGCCGATCGAGAAGCCGTGCCGCCGTCCGCCGGGACCCGCCGGCCGGACGGGTGGCGGGCGGTCGCCCGCGGGGCGGTGCCAGGTCGGCACGTTCGGTGGAGCGGACCGCCGGACGCTTCTGGCACGAGACCGGGCGCCGCCCAGGTGTCGCCGGTGGTCCGGTCGTTCTCGGGAGGTCAGCGGGCCAGGTCCGCCAGCGCGGCGCGCAGAGCGGTGGCCAGGTCCGCTCTGGACAGGCCGGCGGCGTCGGCGGGCAGCGCGGCGAGCACCCGCGCGGCCAGCGCGTCGGCGAGCACCTCGACGTCGCCCGGCACGGCGGGCGCCGG encodes:
- a CDS encoding peptidoglycan-binding domain-containing protein; amino-acid sequence: MSVHLAPTLQVLRKEINTRWPHRDHTSDGWIGDAAHQTRRSDHNPDGDDGSVNAIDVDVDGIDPLLVVRQCIAHPSCQYVIYNRVIWSRTRGFSAARYTGANPHDKHLHVSVSHQRTLEDSQRSWGITTARENRLGDRVLRNGCRGSDVRELQTLANRLGAGLAVDGAFGPRTTAWVRVFQKAQKLTVDGLVGSATLAALRKATAPPPPQPGRAPGSRTVRRGSTGDDVAFVKRFIGTRRCGPPGTDFDELTVAGVRWYQGMRGLIADGVVGRLTWAQMGVRVTY